cgattctaaccCAGTGAAAAAgtcgagaaacaatccttatgtCATATCGAAGGTTAAACAATGGTGCATAGTCGTATTATTTCAGTTAAAGTGATAGCaaaaagaaaattgccggcgtgtgttattacgcgtaagtacgacgattttgtccctaaatatagtttctcagtgatgtttatttatgccatagcatgacggaaccttatattgcattaaaatgcTGAAGACAATacgattttccagtttttataattcataacctataattatttatcaggtaagtgctgccagcgtcagctaaaaaaagtcccgattttcgataaaaaatatcgactcgtagACAATGCAAACAAATTAATATGGAGACCAATAATAACCAAAAGTgtttcgttatatgtaaatatgttttatttattcgttttcctttttataattttctaacgacaacattatttaacattcttcatgaatttataatattattacattccgagtcaagaggttaacatagaaatctatgtggcaaccattctttagtaataattttattgagttttttagatttcagtttttgggtgtagttggaaaacaaaaaatatttcaattaataaaagtataataaattttaagaagtaaaatttaataaacttattttgttttaatgaaattctgaaaattatttatctcccaaaacagggaatgcagttactatggcaacattatacgcaacaTTAACacactatctctgtctcaatcgcggtttcacggccccttggtttatttgtttctctgtctacggcgTATACAGAGAAACAATCTATCTACGGCTGATGGAGACAATGATATTGACCTCATGAAAACCACAGATAGTGAAATGGGAATTTAGAtgattaaagattttattagatgtttgttatgtatgtaaaataaaaagaaaacaagtaCAGTATGACGATGCAATCAAAGCTATATCTGATGTATTATATTGGTTTAGTGTCAATaatcttatgttaaataataagaagTCAAAAGTTGTAAAATTTAGCACACCaaagataaaaaatgtaaaagctGTACTTATCAATGGAGAGTCGATGGTTCCAGTTGACTATCATAagaaagtgtaatgcttcaatgttgaataaaatattttgattcttGATGTTTGTATACTACCTGTAActttcaaaaaaaaacataaacatggTTTTCACAACCTAAAGACagcatttataaaaaagaatggtgtattttattcaattagacAGAAACTCATTTTTTTTACAGCTCCTAATAGATACCAGATTGTTAGTGTTTTCGTGCGACAGAGATAACGCTTTACAAAACCGAAATTAGCCGGTTGTCTCTTTCAAAGGTCGATATTTATCGCCGGGTAGGCTAGGTAGGTACTATAAGTTTGACGTTCGATTTAAATATCTGTATTGCTAATTTACCTGTACGTattggtaaaattttaaaataaagattacatTATTGTCTCATAATCTTAAAACTCGAACGACGGACTGTCACACTGCTTTTGAAGTTGCATTATTTCACCAGTTGGCGCTGACAAGTCTATGGAATCGAAAAGCGAAAACAATAAACATTGTTCCTTTACAAATTAGTTTAACTAAAAATCCTTTTGAGAATGGCAAATGAAGTTGCATTAAAAAATGTAGACAGTGCGTGTGAAACTGCAGAAGAATTTACAAGAGTATTCTACAAACAAGTAGATAATAGTAGACATTTAACCTCAAAGTTGTACCTAGACACAGGACTATTGGTTTGGAATGGGAATGGAATTAATGGAAATGATAAAATCCAAAAGTTTCTTATGGATTTGCCTGCTAGCAATCATGTCTTAAAAACTTTAGACGCCCAACCGATATCGGAAAATTTAGTAGCAAATAGACTGACTTACCTCATTCAAGCTTGTGGAGACGTCACATACCAAAACGACGATGTTAAAAAACCATTTCAACAATCATTTCTTATAGTTGCTGTTGAAGGTAAATGGAAAATAGCATCAGA
The Nymphalis io chromosome 19, ilAglIoxx1.1, whole genome shotgun sequence DNA segment above includes these coding regions:
- the LOC126775877 gene encoding NTF2-related export protein, which encodes MANEVALKNVDSACETAEEFTRVFYKQVDNSRHLTSKLYLDTGLLVWNGNGINGNDKIQKFLMDLPASNHVLKTLDAQPISENLVANRLTYLIQACGDVTYQNDDVKKPFQQSFLIVAVEGKWKIASDCFRLQVPHSS